From Actinomycetes bacterium, one genomic window encodes:
- a CDS encoding ParA family protein yields the protein MTDAPEADLPNLDDTPIARAAETALRVLAGRVGDPLPRPPHTRVLTVANQKGGVGKTTTTVNLAAALALQGAEVLVIDLDPQGNASTALGVEHHAEVPSIYDVLIDGRPMHEVVVAVDGIAGLWCAPATIDLAGAEIELVSLVARESRLAKALSAYMTWAAEHRDSRLDYVLVDCPPSLGLLTVNALVAAPEVLIPIQCEYYALEGVGQLLRNVELVKAHLNPDLHVSTVLLTMYDARTRLAAQVAEEVRTHFVDTVLRTTVPRSVRISEAPSYGQTVMTYDPGSTGALSYLEAAREMALRGAPAEPTTVSSVTPAPSATSLTAPAVEEAPRE from the coding sequence GTGACCGACGCCCCGGAGGCCGACCTGCCGAACCTGGACGACACCCCGATCGCCCGCGCGGCGGAGACCGCACTGCGGGTCCTCGCCGGCCGGGTGGGGGACCCGCTGCCCCGGCCCCCGCACACCAGGGTCCTCACGGTCGCGAACCAGAAGGGCGGCGTGGGAAAGACCACGACGACCGTCAACCTGGCTGCGGCACTCGCCCTACAAGGGGCGGAAGTGCTGGTGATCGACCTGGATCCCCAGGGGAACGCGTCGACCGCCCTCGGGGTGGAGCACCACGCCGAGGTCCCTTCCATCTACGACGTCCTGATCGACGGCCGGCCCATGCACGAGGTCGTCGTCGCCGTGGACGGGATCGCCGGTCTGTGGTGCGCTCCGGCGACCATCGACCTGGCGGGCGCCGAGATCGAGCTGGTCAGCCTGGTCGCTCGGGAGTCCCGTCTCGCCAAGGCATTGTCCGCGTACATGACGTGGGCGGCCGAGCACCGGGACAGCCGGCTGGACTACGTCCTGGTGGACTGCCCACCCAGTCTCGGCCTCCTGACGGTGAACGCCCTGGTGGCGGCGCCCGAGGTGCTCATCCCGATCCAGTGCGAGTACTACGCCCTCGAGGGCGTCGGCCAGCTGCTCCGCAACGTCGAGCTCGTGAAGGCACACCTCAACCCGGACCTGCACGTGTCGACCGTCCTCCTCACCATGTATGACGCGCGGACGCGGCTGGCCGCGCAGGTGGCCGAGGAGGTCCGCACCCACTTCGTGGACACCGTCCTGCGAACCACGGTGCCTCGGTCGGTGCGCATCTCTGAGGCGCCCAGCTACGGCCAAACGGTGATGACGTACGACCCGGGATCGACCGGAGCGCTGTCCTATCTGGAGGCGGCGCGCGAGATGGCCCTCCGCGGCGCGCCGGCCGAGCCGACTACAGTCTCAAGCGTGACTCCTGCACCATCGGCCACTTCGCTCACTGCGCCCGCGGTCGAGGAGGCACCCCGTGAGTGA